The Strix aluco isolate bStrAlu1 chromosome 1, bStrAlu1.hap1, whole genome shotgun sequence genome has a window encoding:
- the CSPG5 gene encoding chondroitin sulfate proteoglycan 5 isoform X1: MAPAAARPRTAPALALLLALGALASEWPPQNASEAEGRGWEGSLESSPPQWDPASRDPPGGPSNGSSPGGAAVGSEPPVGPQLEPPGGVTAATTDPVAMPEGCAGCAGEGDASALPPKTGSAEDGQAAVTWPGDGGTVVVALGSPEEPGSGERPTQASLSSPGVFGGLTAAPPSPPGPQLTTDSAESDLLVAAGGSAAPRTPVLGDPSPVPGAVGDSERPPDLWVAASSPAPAQGAHGRTDLTWLEAEEPITAAPGPAEPPADRTASEIIDVDYYDLFEGGEGLGGFPGGGQGAAGSARRQEPEGVATPWALHELYDDFTPFDEADFYPTTSFYADGDEEDELEEDDEEEEEEEEGGLEDENSYRPPASAVPGAQPVPRDPRPTSRRDMALPQPSGVAGGSPTARPRPGERGPPENGTECRSGYVRHNSSCRSVCDLVPSYCHNGGQCYLVESHGAFCRCNTQDYTWHKGTRCEAIVTDFQVMCVAVGSAALVVLLLFMLTVFFAKKLYLLKTENSKLRKTKYRTPSELHNDNFSLSTIAEGSHPNGGDSRCDVVLADDAPGLWRRWGRSGGRRPAAAGDAGGRNAPGCCWRGQDAAARVPPGLLFQPRVFRIETEGSEGLCRARAGGGGAWVPLAFAVAPS, from the exons ATGGCCCCCGCGGCTgcccggccccgcaccgccccggccctggccctgctgctggcgCTCGGTGCCCTCG CATCCGAGTGGCCCCCCCAAAATGCCAGCGAGGCCgaggggagaggctgggaggGCTCCCTGGAGAGCAGCCCCCCACAGTGGGACCCGGCGAGCAGAGACCCCCCGGGGGGGCCCAGCAAcggcagcagccccgggggggcggcggtggGCAGTGAGCCCCCAGTGGGACCCCAGCTAGAGCCCCCCGGGGGGGTCACGGCTGCCACCACGGACCCGGTGGCGATGCCGGAGGGGTGCGCGGGGTGCGCCGGGGAGGGCGACGCCAGCGCTCTGCCCCCCAAAACCGGCTCGGCGGAGGACGGCCAGGCGGCCGTGACCTGGCCCGGTGATGGGGGGACGGTGGTGGTGGCACTCGGCAGCCCCGAGGAACCGGGGAGCGGCGAGCGGCCCACGCAAGCCTCCCTGTCCAGCCCGGGGGTTTTTGGGGGGCTCACggccgccccgccgagcccccctgGCCCGCAGCTCACCACCGACTCAGCTGAATCCGACCTGCTGGTGGCGGCTGGGGGCTCGGCCGCGCCGCGGACCCCCGTGCTGGGCGACCCCAGCCCCGTGCCCGGTGCCGTGGGGGACTCGGAGCGTCCCCCCGACCTCTGGGTGGCCGCAtccagcccggccccggcgcaGGGGGCTCACGGCCGGACGGATCTGACCTGGCTGGAGGCGGAGGAGCCCATCACCGCTGCCCCGGGCCCGGCCGAGCCGCCGGCTGACCGGACGGCCTCGGAGATCATCGATGTCGACTATTACGACCTGTTTGAGGGGGGCGAGGGACTCGGGGGCTTCCCCGGGGGCGGCCAGGGGGCGGCCGGCTCGGCGCGGCGTCAGGAGCCGGAGGGGGTGGCCACGCCGTGGGCCCTCCACGAGCTCTACGACGACTTCACGCCCTTCGACGAAGCCGATTTCTACCCCACCACCTCCTTCTACGCCGACGGGGATGAGGAGGACGAGCTGGAGGAggatgatgaggaagaggaggaggaggaagagggggggctGGAGGACGAGAACAGCTACCGGCCACCCGCTTCAGCCGTGCCCGGTGCCCAGCCGGTGCCACGGGACCCCCGACCCACCAGCCGCCGCGACATGGCCCTGCCGCAGCCCTCCGGCGTGGCGGGGGGCAGCCCCACGGCACGGCCgcggccgggggagcggggcccgcCGGAAAACGGCACCGAGTGCCGGAGCGGTTACGTGCGGCACAACAGCTCCTGCCGCTCCGTCTGCGACCTCGTCCCCAGCTACTGCCACAACGGCGGCCAGTGCTACCTGGTGGAGAGCCACGGGGCCTTCTGCCG GTGCAACACGCAGGACTACACGTGGCACAAGGGCACGCGCTGCGAGGCCATCGTCACCGACTTCCAAGTGATGTGTGTGGCCGTGGGCTCAGCCGCCCTCGTGGTGCTGCTGCTCTTCATGCTCACCGTCTTCTTCGCCAAGAAGCTCTACCTGCTCAAGACGGAGAACAGCAAACTGCGCAAGACCAA ATACCGCACCCCGTCCGAGCTGCACAACGACAACTTCTCCCTCTCCACCATCGCCGAGGGCTCCCACCCAAAT ggaggggacagccGGTGCGATGTGGTTCTGGCAGACGATGCTCCCGGGCTGTGGCGGCGCTGGGGCAGGAGCGGCGGACGACGGCCGGCAGCGGCAGGCGATGCTGGAGGACGAAACGCTCCGGGATGCTGCTGGCGTGGTCAAGATGCAGCCGCTCGTGtccccccagggctgctcttCCAACCTCGTGTCTTTCGAATCGAAACAGAGGGAAGCGAAGGGCTTTGCCGAGCgcgagctggaggaggaggagcgtGGGTCCCTCTAGCCTTTGCTGTAGCCCCGAGCTGA
- the CSPG5 gene encoding chondroitin sulfate proteoglycan 5 isoform X2 yields the protein MAPAAARPRTAPALALLLALGALASEWPPQNASEAEGRGWEGSLESSPPQWDPASRDPPGGPSNGSSPGGAAVGSEPPVGPQLEPPGGVTAATTDPVAMPEGCAGCAGEGDASALPPKTGSAEDGQAAVTWPGDGGTVVVALGSPEEPGSGERPTQASLSSPGVFGGLTAAPPSPPGPQLTTDSAESDLLVAAGGSAAPRTPVLGDPSPVPGAVGDSERPPDLWVAASSPAPAQGAHGRTDLTWLEAEEPITAAPGPAEPPADRTASEIIDVDYYDLFEGGEGLGGFPGGGQGAAGSARRQEPEGVATPWALHELYDDFTPFDEADFYPTTSFYADGDEEDELEEDDEEEEEEEEGGLEDENSYRPPASAVPGAQPVPRDPRPTSRRDMALPQPSGVAGGSPTARPRPGERGPPENGTECRSGYVRHNSSCRSVCDLVPSYCHNGGQCYLVESHGAFCRCNTQDYTWHKGTRCEAIVTDFQVMCVAVGSAALVVLLLFMLTVFFAKKLYLLKTENSKLRKTKYRTPSELHNDNFSLSTIAEGSHPNTMLPGCGGAGAGAADDGRQRQAMLEDETLRDAAGVVKMQPLVSPQGCSSNLVSFESKQREAKGFAERELEEEERGSL from the exons ATGGCCCCCGCGGCTgcccggccccgcaccgccccggccctggccctgctgctggcgCTCGGTGCCCTCG CATCCGAGTGGCCCCCCCAAAATGCCAGCGAGGCCgaggggagaggctgggaggGCTCCCTGGAGAGCAGCCCCCCACAGTGGGACCCGGCGAGCAGAGACCCCCCGGGGGGGCCCAGCAAcggcagcagccccgggggggcggcggtggGCAGTGAGCCCCCAGTGGGACCCCAGCTAGAGCCCCCCGGGGGGGTCACGGCTGCCACCACGGACCCGGTGGCGATGCCGGAGGGGTGCGCGGGGTGCGCCGGGGAGGGCGACGCCAGCGCTCTGCCCCCCAAAACCGGCTCGGCGGAGGACGGCCAGGCGGCCGTGACCTGGCCCGGTGATGGGGGGACGGTGGTGGTGGCACTCGGCAGCCCCGAGGAACCGGGGAGCGGCGAGCGGCCCACGCAAGCCTCCCTGTCCAGCCCGGGGGTTTTTGGGGGGCTCACggccgccccgccgagcccccctgGCCCGCAGCTCACCACCGACTCAGCTGAATCCGACCTGCTGGTGGCGGCTGGGGGCTCGGCCGCGCCGCGGACCCCCGTGCTGGGCGACCCCAGCCCCGTGCCCGGTGCCGTGGGGGACTCGGAGCGTCCCCCCGACCTCTGGGTGGCCGCAtccagcccggccccggcgcaGGGGGCTCACGGCCGGACGGATCTGACCTGGCTGGAGGCGGAGGAGCCCATCACCGCTGCCCCGGGCCCGGCCGAGCCGCCGGCTGACCGGACGGCCTCGGAGATCATCGATGTCGACTATTACGACCTGTTTGAGGGGGGCGAGGGACTCGGGGGCTTCCCCGGGGGCGGCCAGGGGGCGGCCGGCTCGGCGCGGCGTCAGGAGCCGGAGGGGGTGGCCACGCCGTGGGCCCTCCACGAGCTCTACGACGACTTCACGCCCTTCGACGAAGCCGATTTCTACCCCACCACCTCCTTCTACGCCGACGGGGATGAGGAGGACGAGCTGGAGGAggatgatgaggaagaggaggaggaggaagagggggggctGGAGGACGAGAACAGCTACCGGCCACCCGCTTCAGCCGTGCCCGGTGCCCAGCCGGTGCCACGGGACCCCCGACCCACCAGCCGCCGCGACATGGCCCTGCCGCAGCCCTCCGGCGTGGCGGGGGGCAGCCCCACGGCACGGCCgcggccgggggagcggggcccgcCGGAAAACGGCACCGAGTGCCGGAGCGGTTACGTGCGGCACAACAGCTCCTGCCGCTCCGTCTGCGACCTCGTCCCCAGCTACTGCCACAACGGCGGCCAGTGCTACCTGGTGGAGAGCCACGGGGCCTTCTGCCG GTGCAACACGCAGGACTACACGTGGCACAAGGGCACGCGCTGCGAGGCCATCGTCACCGACTTCCAAGTGATGTGTGTGGCCGTGGGCTCAGCCGCCCTCGTGGTGCTGCTGCTCTTCATGCTCACCGTCTTCTTCGCCAAGAAGCTCTACCTGCTCAAGACGGAGAACAGCAAACTGCGCAAGACCAA ATACCGCACCCCGTCCGAGCTGCACAACGACAACTTCTCCCTCTCCACCATCGCCGAGGGCTCCCACCCAAAT ACGATGCTCCCGGGCTGTGGCGGCGCTGGGGCAGGAGCGGCGGACGACGGCCGGCAGCGGCAGGCGATGCTGGAGGACGAAACGCTCCGGGATGCTGCTGGCGTGGTCAAGATGCAGCCGCTCGTGtccccccagggctgctcttCCAACCTCGTGTCTTTCGAATCGAAACAGAGGGAAGCGAAGGGCTTTGCCGAGCgcgagctggaggaggaggagcgtGGGTCCCTCTAG
- the CSPG5 gene encoding chondroitin sulfate proteoglycan 5 isoform X3, translating into MAPAAARPRTAPALALLLALGALASEWPPQNASEAEGRGWEGSLESSPPQWDPASRDPPGGPSNGSSPGGAAVGSEPPVGPQLEPPGGVTAATTDPVAMPEGCAGCAGEGDASALPPKTGSAEDGQAAVTWPGDGGTVVVALGSPEEPGSGERPTQASLSSPGVFGGLTAAPPSPPGPQLTTDSAESDLLVAAGGSAAPRTPVLGDPSPVPGAVGDSERPPDLWVAASSPAPAQGAHGRTDLTWLEAEEPITAAPGPAEPPADRTASEIIDVDYYDLFEGGEGLGGFPGGGQGAAGSARRQEPEGVATPWALHELYDDFTPFDEADFYPTTSFYADGDEEDELEEDDEEEEEEEEGGLEDENSYRPPASAVPGAQPVPRDPRPTSRRDMALPQPSGVAGGSPTARPRPGERGPPENGTECRSGYVRHNSSCRSVCDLVPSYCHNGGQCYLVESHGAFCRCNTQDYTWHKGTRCEAIVTDFQVMCVAVGSAALVVLLLFMLTVFFAKKLYLLKTENSKLRKTKYRTPSELHNDNFSLSTIAEGSHPNDDPSAPHKLQDSLKSCLKDEEPFNIHNSTSPKHDGGKGEQDGGELNCLQNNLT; encoded by the exons ATGGCCCCCGCGGCTgcccggccccgcaccgccccggccctggccctgctgctggcgCTCGGTGCCCTCG CATCCGAGTGGCCCCCCCAAAATGCCAGCGAGGCCgaggggagaggctgggaggGCTCCCTGGAGAGCAGCCCCCCACAGTGGGACCCGGCGAGCAGAGACCCCCCGGGGGGGCCCAGCAAcggcagcagccccgggggggcggcggtggGCAGTGAGCCCCCAGTGGGACCCCAGCTAGAGCCCCCCGGGGGGGTCACGGCTGCCACCACGGACCCGGTGGCGATGCCGGAGGGGTGCGCGGGGTGCGCCGGGGAGGGCGACGCCAGCGCTCTGCCCCCCAAAACCGGCTCGGCGGAGGACGGCCAGGCGGCCGTGACCTGGCCCGGTGATGGGGGGACGGTGGTGGTGGCACTCGGCAGCCCCGAGGAACCGGGGAGCGGCGAGCGGCCCACGCAAGCCTCCCTGTCCAGCCCGGGGGTTTTTGGGGGGCTCACggccgccccgccgagcccccctgGCCCGCAGCTCACCACCGACTCAGCTGAATCCGACCTGCTGGTGGCGGCTGGGGGCTCGGCCGCGCCGCGGACCCCCGTGCTGGGCGACCCCAGCCCCGTGCCCGGTGCCGTGGGGGACTCGGAGCGTCCCCCCGACCTCTGGGTGGCCGCAtccagcccggccccggcgcaGGGGGCTCACGGCCGGACGGATCTGACCTGGCTGGAGGCGGAGGAGCCCATCACCGCTGCCCCGGGCCCGGCCGAGCCGCCGGCTGACCGGACGGCCTCGGAGATCATCGATGTCGACTATTACGACCTGTTTGAGGGGGGCGAGGGACTCGGGGGCTTCCCCGGGGGCGGCCAGGGGGCGGCCGGCTCGGCGCGGCGTCAGGAGCCGGAGGGGGTGGCCACGCCGTGGGCCCTCCACGAGCTCTACGACGACTTCACGCCCTTCGACGAAGCCGATTTCTACCCCACCACCTCCTTCTACGCCGACGGGGATGAGGAGGACGAGCTGGAGGAggatgatgaggaagaggaggaggaggaagagggggggctGGAGGACGAGAACAGCTACCGGCCACCCGCTTCAGCCGTGCCCGGTGCCCAGCCGGTGCCACGGGACCCCCGACCCACCAGCCGCCGCGACATGGCCCTGCCGCAGCCCTCCGGCGTGGCGGGGGGCAGCCCCACGGCACGGCCgcggccgggggagcggggcccgcCGGAAAACGGCACCGAGTGCCGGAGCGGTTACGTGCGGCACAACAGCTCCTGCCGCTCCGTCTGCGACCTCGTCCCCAGCTACTGCCACAACGGCGGCCAGTGCTACCTGGTGGAGAGCCACGGGGCCTTCTGCCG GTGCAACACGCAGGACTACACGTGGCACAAGGGCACGCGCTGCGAGGCCATCGTCACCGACTTCCAAGTGATGTGTGTGGCCGTGGGCTCAGCCGCCCTCGTGGTGCTGCTGCTCTTCATGCTCACCGTCTTCTTCGCCAAGAAGCTCTACCTGCTCAAGACGGAGAACAGCAAACTGCGCAAGACCAA ATACCGCACCCCGTCCGAGCTGCACAACGACAACTTCTCCCTCTCCACCATCGCCGAGGGCTCCCACCCAAAT GATGACCCCAGCGCTCCCCACAAGCTGCAGGATTCCCTGAAATCCTGCCTGAAGGACGAGGAGCCATTTAACATCCACAACTCAACGTCGCCCAAGCACGACGGCGGCAAAGGGGAGCAGGACGGCGGCGAGCTCAACTGTCTGCAGAACAACCTGAcgtga
- the ELP6 gene encoding elongator complex protein 6 isoform X1, which yields MFAELNELLDASPQRPGTGKFTLLRDTRTDGSFLVHHFLSFYLRAGCKVCFVALLQSFSHYNIVAQKLGVSLTAAKERGQLIFLEGLKSCLDLLFGEEEQSGQPSPLQFLSEGASDLKALFDFVRTSLTPAGSDSWKGPVLLVDDLSVLLSLGATPVAVLDFIHYCRVVVCSQLKGNIVVLVHSNEDSEDEENELVVNSLCHHSDLILWVEGLATGFCKDVHGQIKIIRRVSLELTAEKDLVQVYQYKIQDKNVTFFARGLSAAVL from the exons ATGTTCGCGGAGCTGAACGAGCTGCTGGACGCCTCCCCGCAGCGGCCGGGGACG GGTAAATTCACACTCCTGCGAGACACCAGGACAGATGGCAGCTTCCTGGTGCACCATTTTCTCTCCTTCTACCTCAGAG CTGGCTGTAAGGTTTGCTTTGTGGCCCTGCTCCAGTCCTTCAGTCACTATAACATCGTAGCACAGAAGCTG GGAGTCAGTCTGACAGCTGCCAAAGAACGGGGACAGCTTATCTTCTTGGAAGGCCTCAAGTCCTGCCTTGACCTCTTgtttggagaggaggagcagTCAGGACAGCCTAGTCCTCTTCAGTTTCTAAG TGAGGGAGCTTCTGACCTCAAAGCCTTGTTTGACTTCGTCCGGACGTCCCTGACTCCCGCTGGCAGTGACTCCTGGAAGGGGCCCGTGCTGCTGGTGGATGACCTCAGCGTCCTGCTCAGCCTGGGCGCCACGCCGGTGGCGGTGCTGGACTTCATCCACTACTGCAGGGTCGTGGTGTGCTCCCAGCTGAAG GGAAACATTGTGGTGCTGGTTCACAGCAACGAGGATTCAGAAGACGAGGAAAACGAACTGGTTGTGAACTCCCTGTGTCACCACAGTGACCTGATCCTGTGGGTAGAGGGGCTGGCGACCGGCTTCTGTAAGGATGTTCATGGGCAG ATTAAAATAATTAGGAGAGTGTCCTTGGAGCTGACAGCGGAGAAGGATCTCGTCCAGGTCTACCAGTATAAGATCCAGGACAAGAACGTCACCTTTTTTGCTAGAGGGCTGTCAGCTGCGGTCCTGTGA
- the ELP6 gene encoding elongator complex protein 6 isoform X2, which produces MFAELNELLDASPQRPGTGVSLTAAKERGQLIFLEGLKSCLDLLFGEEEQSGQPSPLQFLSEGASDLKALFDFVRTSLTPAGSDSWKGPVLLVDDLSVLLSLGATPVAVLDFIHYCRVVVCSQLKGNIVVLVHSNEDSEDEENELVVNSLCHHSDLILWVEGLATGFCKDVHGQIKIIRRVSLELTAEKDLVQVYQYKIQDKNVTFFARGLSAAVL; this is translated from the exons ATGTTCGCGGAGCTGAACGAGCTGCTGGACGCCTCCCCGCAGCGGCCGGGGACG GGAGTCAGTCTGACAGCTGCCAAAGAACGGGGACAGCTTATCTTCTTGGAAGGCCTCAAGTCCTGCCTTGACCTCTTgtttggagaggaggagcagTCAGGACAGCCTAGTCCTCTTCAGTTTCTAAG TGAGGGAGCTTCTGACCTCAAAGCCTTGTTTGACTTCGTCCGGACGTCCCTGACTCCCGCTGGCAGTGACTCCTGGAAGGGGCCCGTGCTGCTGGTGGATGACCTCAGCGTCCTGCTCAGCCTGGGCGCCACGCCGGTGGCGGTGCTGGACTTCATCCACTACTGCAGGGTCGTGGTGTGCTCCCAGCTGAAG GGAAACATTGTGGTGCTGGTTCACAGCAACGAGGATTCAGAAGACGAGGAAAACGAACTGGTTGTGAACTCCCTGTGTCACCACAGTGACCTGATCCTGTGGGTAGAGGGGCTGGCGACCGGCTTCTGTAAGGATGTTCATGGGCAG ATTAAAATAATTAGGAGAGTGTCCTTGGAGCTGACAGCGGAGAAGGATCTCGTCCAGGTCTACCAGTATAAGATCCAGGACAAGAACGTCACCTTTTTTGCTAGAGGGCTGTCAGCTGCGGTCCTGTGA
- the ELP6 gene encoding elongator complex protein 6 isoform X3: protein MAASWCTIFSPSTSEGVSLTAAKERGQLIFLEGLKSCLDLLFGEEEQSGQPSPLQFLSEGASDLKALFDFVRTSLTPAGSDSWKGPVLLVDDLSVLLSLGATPVAVLDFIHYCRVVVCSQLKGNIVVLVHSNEDSEDEENELVVNSLCHHSDLILWVEGLATGFCKDVHGQIKIIRRVSLELTAEKDLVQVYQYKIQDKNVTFFARGLSAAVL from the exons ATGGCAGCTTCCTGGTGCACCATTTTCTCTCCTTCTACCTCAGAG GGAGTCAGTCTGACAGCTGCCAAAGAACGGGGACAGCTTATCTTCTTGGAAGGCCTCAAGTCCTGCCTTGACCTCTTgtttggagaggaggagcagTCAGGACAGCCTAGTCCTCTTCAGTTTCTAAG TGAGGGAGCTTCTGACCTCAAAGCCTTGTTTGACTTCGTCCGGACGTCCCTGACTCCCGCTGGCAGTGACTCCTGGAAGGGGCCCGTGCTGCTGGTGGATGACCTCAGCGTCCTGCTCAGCCTGGGCGCCACGCCGGTGGCGGTGCTGGACTTCATCCACTACTGCAGGGTCGTGGTGTGCTCCCAGCTGAAG GGAAACATTGTGGTGCTGGTTCACAGCAACGAGGATTCAGAAGACGAGGAAAACGAACTGGTTGTGAACTCCCTGTGTCACCACAGTGACCTGATCCTGTGGGTAGAGGGGCTGGCGACCGGCTTCTGTAAGGATGTTCATGGGCAG ATTAAAATAATTAGGAGAGTGTCCTTGGAGCTGACAGCGGAGAAGGATCTCGTCCAGGTCTACCAGTATAAGATCCAGGACAAGAACGTCACCTTTTTTGCTAGAGGGCTGTCAGCTGCGGTCCTGTGA
- the ELP6 gene encoding elongator complex protein 6 isoform X4, giving the protein MVFSRSGPCLAQGVSLTAAKERGQLIFLEGLKSCLDLLFGEEEQSGQPSPLQFLSEGASDLKALFDFVRTSLTPAGSDSWKGPVLLVDDLSVLLSLGATPVAVLDFIHYCRVVVCSQLKGNIVVLVHSNEDSEDEENELVVNSLCHHSDLILWVEGLATGFCKDVHGQIKIIRRVSLELTAEKDLVQVYQYKIQDKNVTFFARGLSAAVL; this is encoded by the exons ATGGTGTTCTCCAGATCTGGGCCGTGCCTCGCTCAG GGAGTCAGTCTGACAGCTGCCAAAGAACGGGGACAGCTTATCTTCTTGGAAGGCCTCAAGTCCTGCCTTGACCTCTTgtttggagaggaggagcagTCAGGACAGCCTAGTCCTCTTCAGTTTCTAAG TGAGGGAGCTTCTGACCTCAAAGCCTTGTTTGACTTCGTCCGGACGTCCCTGACTCCCGCTGGCAGTGACTCCTGGAAGGGGCCCGTGCTGCTGGTGGATGACCTCAGCGTCCTGCTCAGCCTGGGCGCCACGCCGGTGGCGGTGCTGGACTTCATCCACTACTGCAGGGTCGTGGTGTGCTCCCAGCTGAAG GGAAACATTGTGGTGCTGGTTCACAGCAACGAGGATTCAGAAGACGAGGAAAACGAACTGGTTGTGAACTCCCTGTGTCACCACAGTGACCTGATCCTGTGGGTAGAGGGGCTGGCGACCGGCTTCTGTAAGGATGTTCATGGGCAG ATTAAAATAATTAGGAGAGTGTCCTTGGAGCTGACAGCGGAGAAGGATCTCGTCCAGGTCTACCAGTATAAGATCCAGGACAAGAACGTCACCTTTTTTGCTAGAGGGCTGTCAGCTGCGGTCCTGTGA